A genomic window from Salvia miltiorrhiza cultivar Shanhuang (shh) chromosome 5, IMPLAD_Smil_shh, whole genome shotgun sequence includes:
- the LOC130985184 gene encoding uncharacterized protein LOC130985184, with amino-acid sequence MEGGDCEAVEKCEGSESNAVGVAKKLIHSRMLIGIKDGRFFVGTFYCMDKQGNIILQDAVEYRSTRRSSPSPMEHRGVGLILIPSSCRTSCHVDCSIQDQLSLLSLNHHNRRIIY; translated from the coding sequence ATGGAGGGCGGTGATTGCGAGGCAGTAGAGAAATGCGAAGGGTCGGAATCGAACGCGGTGGGCGTTGCGAAGAAACTGATACACAGCAGAATGCTGATCGGGATAAAGGACGGGCGGTTCTTCGTAGGGACGTTTTACTGCATGGATAAGCAAGGGAACATAATTCTTCAAGATGCGGTGGAGTATCGCAGCACCAGGCGATCTTCCCCGTCTCCGATGGAGCATCGCGGCGTCGGTCTCATCCTCATCCCCTCCTCCTGCCGGACTTCTTGCCACGTCGATTGCTCCATTCAGGATCAGCTCTCTCTGCTCTCCCTCAACCATCACAACCGTCGCATCATCTATTGA